A genomic stretch from Juglans microcarpa x Juglans regia isolate MS1-56 chromosome 3S, Jm3101_v1.0, whole genome shotgun sequence includes:
- the LOC121257576 gene encoding LOW QUALITY PROTEIN: dynamin-related protein 3A-like (The sequence of the model RefSeq protein was modified relative to this genomic sequence to represent the inferred CDS: inserted 1 base in 1 codon) has translation MADEAVPSASQSPSSTSSAPPLGHSVIPIVNKLQDIFAQLGSQSTIELPQVAVVGSQSSGKSSVLEALVGRDFLPRGSEICTRRPLVLQLLQTKRKPDGTEEEYGEFLHLPGKRFFDFSEIRREIQAETEREAGGNKGVSDKQIRLKIFSPNVLDITLVDLPGITKVPVGDQPSDIEARIRTMIMSYIRTPSCLILAVTPANSDLANSDALQIAGNADPDGHRTIGIITKLDIMDRGTDARNLLLGKVIPLRLGYVGVVNRSQEDIMLNRSIKDALVAEEKFFRSRPVYNGLADRCGVPQLAKKLNQILVQHIKTVLPGLKSRISSTLVSVAKEHASYGEITESKAGQGALLLNILSKYSEAFSSMVEGKNEEMSTLELSGGARIHYIFQSIFVKSLEGVDPCEDLTDDDVRISIQNATGTRSALFAPEVPFEVLVRRQIARLLDPSLQCARFIYDELIKISHHCLVNELQRFPVLRKRMDEVIGNFLREGLEPSETMIGHLIEMEMDYINTSHPNFIGGSKAVEIAKQQLPKVSLPLSRQKDGLEPDKVPTSERSVKSRAMLARQANGVVSDQGVKPVGDIEKVTSSGNTSGSSWGISSIFGGNDNRTSGKESFINKSFSEPVHSLEQSVSIIQLREPPSVLRPTENQSEEEAIEIIAIKLLLRSYYDIVRKNIEDCVPKAIMHFLVNHTKRELHNVFIKKLYRENLLEEMLQEPEEVAMKRKRTRETLRILQQAFRTLDELPLEAETVEKGYSLGTDPTGLPKIHGLPTSSLYSMSSSNDSYSASPKNPKSRKSSHXGELQPPIYGNADSNGSGRMYMPGLYPTVDL, from the exons GCCCTAGTCGGCCGCGACTTCCTACCCAGGGGATCGGAAATCTGCACTCGGAGGCCGCTCGTGCTGCAGTTGTTGCAGACGAAGAGGAAGCCGGACGGGACGGAGGAGGAGTACGGGGAGTTCCTCCATTTGCCGGGGAAACGGTTCTTCGATTTCTCAGAGATTCGGAGAGAAATTCAG GCTGAGACAGAGAGGGAAGCAGGAGGCAACAAAGGTGTCTCAGACAAGCAGATTCGTCTGAAGATTTTTTCACCAAATGTTCTTGATATCACCCTTGTGGATCTACCGGGTATAACCAAGGTTCCTGTTGGTGACCAGCCCTCTGATATTGAAGCACGAATTAGGACAATGATCATGTCGTACATTAGAACACCAAGTTGTCTAATTCTGGCTGTTACACCAGCAAATTCAGATTTAGCAAATTCAGATGCGCTTCAGATTGCTGGAAATGCTGATCCTGATG GTCATAGAACCATAGGTATAATCACAAAG TTGGATATAATGGATAGAGGTACTGATGCCCGTAATTTATTGCTTGGGAAAGTGATTCCCCTCCGACTTGGATATGTGGGAGTTGTTAATCGTAGTCAAGAG GATATTATGCTCAACCGGAGTATAAAAGATGCTCTTGTGGCTGAGGAAAAGTTCTTCCGGAGTCGTCCA GTATATAATGGTCTAGCTGATCGCTGTGGCGTTCCTCAGTTGGCAAAGAAGCTGAACCAG ATTCTAGTACAACATATCAAGACAGTGCTTCCGGGGCTGAAGTCACGCATAAGCTCTACGCTGGTTTCTGTTGCCAAGGAGCACGCAAGTTATGGAGAAATCACAGAATCAAAG GCTGGTCAGGGAGCTCTTCTTCTTAACATTCTTTCAAAGTACTCTGAAG CATTTTCTTCGATGGTGGAggggaaaaatgaagaaatgtcAACATTGGAGCTGTCTGGTGGAGCAAGAATTCACTATATTTTTCAATCAATCTTTGTCAAGAGTTTAGAG GGGGTGGATCCATGTGAGGACCTAACTGATGATGATGTTCGAATTTCTATTCAGAATGCAACTGGCACTAGATCTGCATTATTTGCTCCAGAA GTGCCGTTTGAGGTTCTTGTTCGAAGGCAAATAGCACGACTATTGGATCCAAGCCTTCAGTGTGCCAGGTTCATATATGATGAATTGATTAAG ATAAGCCACCACTGTCTAGTCAATGAACTGCAGCGATTCCCTGTTTTGAGAAAGCGTATGGATGAAGTTATAGGCAACTTTCTCCGAGAAGGCCTTGAACCCTCGGAAACAATGATTGGGCATCTTATTGAGATGGAG ATGGACTACATAAACACTTCCCACCCAAATTTTATTGGTGGGAGTAAAGCTGTAGAGATTGCAAAGCAACAGCTTCCTAaggtctctctccctctttccaGGCAAAAG GATGGTTTAGAGCCTGATAAGGTGCCGACATCAGAAAGAAGTGTGAAGTCTCGAGCCATGCTTGCCAGGCAAGCCAATGGAGTTGTGTCTGATCAG GGTGTTAAGCCTGTGGGTGACATCGAAAAAGTCACATCGTCTG GAAATACAAGTGGTTCAAGTTGGGGAATTTCATCAATTTTTGGCGGAAATGATAACCGCACTTCTGGAAAAGAAAGCTTCATAAACAAGTCATTTAGTGAACCTGTTCACAGTTTGGAGCAATCCGTCTCTATAATCCAGTTGAGAGAG CCCCCAAGTGTCTTGAGGCCAACAGAAAACCAATCAGAGGAGGAGGCTATTGAAATTATAGCCATAAAGCTGCTGTTGAGATCATACTATGACATTGTTCGGAAGAACATCGAGGACTGTGTCCCTAAAGCAATTATGCACTTTCTG GTAAACCATACGAAACGTGAGCTGCAcaatgttttcataaaaaagctTTACCG AGAGAACCTGCTTGAAGAGATGTTGCAGGAGCCAGAGGAGGTAGCGATGAAGAGAAAGCGCACTCGAGAAACACTCCGAATTCTTCAACAGGCTTTCCGG ACATTGGATGAATTGCCTCTAGAAGCTGAAACAGTTGAGAAGGGTTACAGTTTGGGCACTGATCCGACGGGGTTGCCAAAGATCCATGGTCTGCCAACATCATCTCTGTATTCTATGAGCAGTTCCAATGATTCCTACTCAGCTTCTCCCAAAAATCCAAAGTCCCGAAAGTCATCTC TCGGGGAGCTTCAGCCACCAATCTATGGTAATGCAGACTCTAATGGAAGTGGACGCATGTACATGCCAGGTCTCTATCCAACGGTGGATCTGTAA